A region from the Melanotaenia boesemani isolate fMelBoe1 chromosome 11, fMelBoe1.pri, whole genome shotgun sequence genome encodes:
- the txnrd2.2 gene encoding thioredoxin reductase 2, tandem duplicate 2 gives MAALVRSRHRWKRINCLQVFTRNLTGKYNYDLLVIGGGSGGLACSKEAAQLGQKVAVLDYVEPTAKGTKWGLGGTCVNVGCIPKKLMHQAALLGTAVKDAKKYGWQISGTVCHDWATMAEAVQNHVRSLNWGHRVQLQDKKVKYLNLKGSLVDEHTVRGVNKAGRETILTAKNIVIATGGRPKYPTTIPGAMEHGITSDDIFWLKKSPGKTLVVGASYVALECAGFLTGIGLDATVMVRSIALRGFDQQMAGLVTDYMEAYGTKFVWKSVPNRVDKLSSGALQVTWTDTQTGSQHKDTYDSVLWAVGRAPETKALGLDKLGVQLNKETGKIVVGADESTSVPNIYAFGDIGEGRPELTPTAIKAGKLLAHRLAGQSAELMNYDNVPTTVFTPLEYGCVGLSEEEAEKRHGKDGIEVYHAFYKPLEFTVAERDASQCYIKVICERGGNRKILGLHFTGPNAGEVTQGFSMGFQCGATYSHLLQTVGIHPTCGEEVVKINITKRSGLDATVTGC, from the exons CGGCACAGCTGGGACAGAAAGTTGCCGTTTTAGATTATGTGGAACCAACTGCTAAAG GTACCAAATGGGGTCTTGGTGGGACATGTGTCAATGTTGGCTGCATTCCTAAGAAGCTCATGCATCAGGCTGCTCTTCTTGGTACTGCAGTCAAAGATGCTAAGAAGTACGGCTGGCAGATATCAGGGACAGTCTGCCATGACTG GGCCACCATGGCAGAGGCTGTTCAAAACCATGTCAGGTCTCTGAATTGGGGTCATAGAGTCCAACTTCAGGACAA gaaGGTGAAATATCTGAACCTCAAAGGAAGTCTGGTGGACGAACACACAGTTAGAGGAGTGAATAAAGCAGGAAGAGAG ACAATCCTGACTGCCAAGAACATTGTAATCGCCACAGGAGGACGACCCAAGTACCCCACAACT ATCCCTGGAGCGATGGAGCATGGCATCACTAGTGATGACATATTCTGGCTGAAGAAATCTCCTGGAAAAAC ACTTGTTGTCGGAGCCAGCT ATGTGGCTCTTGAGTGTGCAGGCTTCCTCACAGGCATCGGCTTAGATGCCACAGTGATGGTTCGCAGCATCGCCCTCCGAGGATTCGATCAG caaATGGCAGGTCTTGTTACAGACTATATGGAAGCCTATGGGACCAAGTTTGTGTGGAAGTCTGTCCCAAACAGAGTCGATAAACTTTCTTCAGGAGCCCTCCAGGTGACATGGACAGACACTCAGACCGGCAGCCAACACAAAGACACCTACGACTCTGTGTTATGGGCAGTTG GCAGAGCTCCTGAAACCAAAGCCCTTGGTCTTGACAAGCTTGGCGTGCAACTCAACAAAGAGACGGGGAAGATAGTTGTAGGTGCTGATGAGTCGACCTCGGTGCCAAACATCTACGCTTTCGGTGACATCGGTGAG GGCCGCCCCGAGTTGACCCCGACGGCCATTAAAGCGGGAAAGCTCCTCGCCCACAGACTGGCCGGTCAGAGTGCTGAGCTCATGAACTATGACAAC GTGCCCACAACGGTGTTCACCCCTCTCGAATACGGCTGTGTTGGTCTCTCTGAGGAGGAGGCTGAGAAGAGGCACGGAAAAGACGGCATTGAG GTGTACCATGCTTTCTACAAGCCTCTAGAATTCACTGTGGCTGAGCGTGATGCCAGTCAGTGTTACATAAAG GTGATATGTGAGCGTGGAGGCAACCGGAAGATCCTTGGTTTGCATTTCACTGGTCCAAATGCTGGAGAGGTCACACAAGGTTTTTCTATGGGCTTCCA GTGTGGAGCAACATATTCTCACCTGTTGCAGACAGTCGGAATCCACCCAACCTGTGGTGAGGAGGTGGTCAAGATCAATATCACAAAGCGCTCTGGCCTGGATGCCACAGTCACAGGCTGCTGA